The bacterium nucleotide sequence GGTAAATTGATACACCATCCGAATGTCGTGAAAATATACGGAGCGGGATCGAGCGAAACGCGTCGGTTCATCACGATGGAAATGGTGGAAGGCAAGACATTGAAGCAGTTAATTCGTGAAAAAGGCGCGTTACCTGTGGATGAAACTCTGCGAATGGCACTTCATATTGCCGAGGGGTTGAAAGAGATTCACAGGCATGGTGTTGTTCATCGCGACCTCAAGTCGGAGAATGTATTACTGCGTTCAGCCGGAAGTTTGGTGATCATGGATTTTGGGTTGGCTCGGATTAAAGGTATGACATCGGCGGCGGCGAGAGATCAACTTGTGGGTACGCTAGCGTATATGAGTCCGGAGCAGAGCCTTGGTAAAGAGGTAGATCATCGTTCAGATATATATAGTTTTGGCGTGATCATGTATGAGATGCTATATGGAGAGATGCCTTTTATTGCGAATAATGAGATGGAGTTGATATTGGCGATTCACAACGAGACCCCGCCACGACTGGTAGCGGCAGTGCAGACTCCATACTCGGAACTTATCCGAATATGTCTCGCTAAAAGTCCAGAACAACGCTTTGGGGATGTGCAAATGCTAATGAATAACCTTGGAACATTGAGAGTGAAATAATATTTTACTTCTTTTGAAGGAGTTCGTAAAAAATGGATAAAATAAAACAAATTACAATAGCAAGCGGAGGAGTTATTGCGACATCATTTCTACCCTTGTACCTATACGCATTAAGAATCGAATATAACATACAAGTTAATGTAGCGTTGTCGCCGGAGGCATTAAATTTTGTTACACTTCCTTCGATGCGTGCTATTAGCGGTGGTGTAGTGTATACTAAAAATGTGCAATTTGATTCAAATAACTTGCCTTTACACATTACACTATCACAATCCGATTTGTTAATATTATATCCAGCCTCAGCAAGAATAATAGCGCAATGTGCTACCGGCGAAATTAATTGTTGTGTTACAAGATTATTTGCATTTACACCTAAAGAAAAAATTATAATATGTCCGATATTGCACCCACAAATGGAGCGTCAATTATATCAACCGCATATAACAAAGCTTGAATCTTTGGGTTGTAAAATTATAGGTTCAATCGAAGAAGCTCCGAATTGGGTACAAATTCAGAATTTTTTTATAAAAAAGTTACGACTAAAAGCAAGAGATGGAAATTTAAGAAGCCATTTACTGTCTTCGTTAATTATGGGATAATACGGGCGGTAATCTTCGTTTTAGAAATAGCTCAGTGGCTTTGTGGCAAGCACCATAAGCTGAACTCATAATAGCCATTTCTTCGCTTATTAAGAGTTTAGCGATATGGATATTTTCTTTTTTTATGCCTGTTTTCATTAATGCCGGCATACATAGTGTCTCCCCTCCCAAGCCAAAAACAATAGCCTGTTTGCATTTACTAAAACCTTTTTTTGCCTTTCTGATCTCCACACTAAGTAGATCAATAGCCGCAACATAAAATTGGTTAGCAATATCCTGCCACTCTTTTGTGGAAAAGAAAGTGGAATCCATATCTATGGTATCCGCTATAGCTCTTATAGCATCTTTTTTGGAACCTAAAGCTCCAAATAGGGATAACTGATTGCTTAATTCGGTTGAAAGAAGTTCCAATAATGTGGAAATGGATTGAAACGTAACACCTCTTGGAATTACGTGAAATTTATTACCTTTAATTCTAACTTCTTTTAGAAGATACTCCAAAGGAGTGGTTTGAGTGCCAATCCATATCAGTCGTCCCGATTGAATTCTCTTGTAATGAGTTTGTGAAACTTTAGAATCGGGGGGGATGATTTTTCCGTTAATCAGTTGAAAAACTGCAGTGGTCGATCCGCCCATATCTAACACGAGACCGCTGAAAAAGGGAGGGGTTAGGCGTTTTGCCAAATGAGCGGTACCGACCGAATTTGTGAAGAAGAAATTCTGAAGACTATCGTCGGATAGAGAACTGATTCTGGAAGTTAGAACAACTGATGTATCTTGTGTAAAAAGATACGTGTTAGTCTTAGGCAAAAGAGCTTTTAAAACTGACGCTGTATGTTTAACGCCTTCTGAAAATGTCTGATACGAATAGCCTGAGCTTATTCCTGCGACTAAACTACATATCTTTTTTTGGTAGCCGACTCCTATGTTATCAATCAGTAGATTTCGAATATATCGTTCGAAATTAGACGACCGATCATATTTTGTAAACCCTGTATGATCAATATTGCAAGTGCACCACTTTATTTGTCGGGACTCACAATCATAAATAAAAACCTTGATTTTGCTGTTGCCGATATCTAGTCCGATGCATTTATTGCCCATATTATAGCTATTAGCATCCTACACCACCAGCAGAATCCAAAAGTTCTAGCACACCAAAATTACTTGCAAAAAGTAAAAAAGAGCTTTGGGTCATAGTCTTAAATAGTTCGGCTTGTTGCGTTGTTATTTTCACCCCTTTTTTATGGGCAGCTTTTTCAGGGTGAGACAATAGAAGAGTACGAAATTTATCATCGGAAACAGCGCAATTAAGAAGATCGGATAAATTATTTTTTTTCATAAGTCCTCCATGATAATGGATTGAGGTTAAGAGATTGTGTAAGAAAAGATTTTTGAATAATTTTATCGTAGATCTCAAAAATTTTATCAGTCAAATCATGAGAATCATTCGTAAATAGTATAGGAATTGTAGTAAGCATGGTATCCCTTAGTGCTGCATCATAGATTGCTTTATCTAAACAAAGTAATCCATTTAAATTACCTTTAACCATCCAGTTTTGGAAAAAACGACAATTTGCCTGAACAATTCCAATCAATGGTTTGTTTCTAGCTGCATACCAACCTGCTTCACTTGCGCAATCGATTCCAAAGGCATCTAATAGGATAATACCTGCGTCGGAGTTCTCCATTTCACTAATACATTGTTCATAAATTTTCTTGGGAAACTGAGAATGGGGTATATCTGGAAAGGTGAATTCTTGAGGAAGAATCAGTGATATTCGTTTCTCATCCAACTTTGATTTAAAATGAGAATTTATAGGCGCGTTTATGATACTTGCTGACAGGTATAAATTTAGTTTCATTCTGTTTGTATAAGTTGAGAAACTTAGAGCTTATAAAACATATATATATGTAATAAAGAATGTAATGTCATGTTGCTCTTTTGTCAACAAAAAAACACATGTATACCAATTGCTTATTTCAATAAATCAATGAAGATTAAAATTTTCAAAATCCCTTGCGAAGCGGGCTATTTCTTTTAAATTAAAATCATAACACTTACGGTTCCTCACGGGTATATGATCAAAATTTATGAAAGCCTGCAGGATTTGCAGGTCAAAATAGACGAAACGTTCAAAGAGCTATCGCAGGGATTTAATAAAGTCAACGGCGCGATCACGCAAAAAAACCTTCCCGCCGCCGAATCCGCACTCAATGATCTTTTTAAAGCGTTTATGTCGCGTACCCGTGCGATAAACGCCCAGTCGGCGTCGGTCGGCGCGGACATCAAAAAAATAGAATCCCAGTGCGCTGAAATATCCGCCGAAAAAGAACAATTCAAAGCGTTGTATAATTCCGGCATCGCGATGACGACGCAAGGCGAATTGCAGGGACTGATCACATTTGCGATGGATCAGATGACCTATCATCTTCGCGCGGAACGTGGTTTTCTGATTTTGGTGGATGAGCACGGAGAACGCGAATACTTTGTCAGTAAAAATTTTGACGGACAAAATATAGACGACCCGGCCGCCGAAGTGAGCACCAGCGTAATTCAAAAAACATTGGATGCGTTACAACCGATCAAGGTGGACGACGATACACTATCCGAGAGCATCATGAAACAAGGTAGTTTTGTGCGCCTCGGGCTTCGTGCCGTGATGTCGGTGCCGATCATTTTCAGGAAAAAATTACTCGGTGTGGTCTATCTTGACCGGCGGGAAGAAACCAAAGGTTTTTCGGATAACGACTTGGCTTTTCTGATGGCATTTTCCCGGCAGATTGCTTTTCGGGTTAATGAACTCAAGGAACAACAGCATGTTCATACCGAATACGAACGCCGTGATCGCAATCGCTTACAATCGTTGCGAGAAAAATATAATTTTTCAGAAATCATCGGCAAAAGCGAACGGTTGGTCAAAGTACTTGAATTGGCCGGTAAGGTAGCATCTTCTGAGGTTACTGTTTTGATCCAAGGCGAGAGCGGTACGGGTAAAGAATTGATCGCCCGTGCCATTCATTTTAACAGCGACCGGTACGAACATAAATTCATAGCTATCAATTGTGGTGCGATTCCTTCGGAACTTCTCGAATCGGAATTATTCGGATACGAATCGGGTGCATTTACCGGTGCCGTCAAAACCAAAATTGGAAAATTTGAAGCGGCGCATCGCGGAACCTTGTTTTTGGATGAAGTAGCCGAGTTGTCTATGAACCTTCAGGCCAAAATTTTACGTGTTCTGCAAACCAAAGAACTCGAACGTCTTGGCAGTACGGAAACGCGCAAAATCGACCTGCGCATTATATCGGCCAGCAATAAAAACCTCCAGCAGATGGTGCGGGAAGGTAAATTTCGTGAAGATTTATATTACCGTCTCAAAGTCGTAGAGATCGAATTACCGGCGTTACGAGAACGGAAGGAAGATATTCATCTTCTGGTTAGTTTTTTTGTTCAGAAATACGGCGAACAACGGATTCAGTCGGTCAGCGAAGATGCGATGGATATTTTAGAAAACTACGCATGGCACGGCAATATCCGTGAATTGGAAAATGTCATTCAACGTGCGATCATTCTTTCGTCCGGCGCGCAGATCGAAGTGCAGGATTTACCTCCGGAGATTGTTTCCAAAACGGAAAGCGGATATAAGGTAGACAAAGATTTGTCGCTCGAAGACGCGGAAACGGATTTTCGGCGATGGTTCGTGTTACGCGCACTGCGGAAAAGTAACAACAATAAATCCAAAGCCGCTGAAATGCTTGGCATCAACCGCACCCACTTTTTTCGTATGCTCAATCAACTGGGCATATCCGACTCAGAATAGCTCTGTTATAGCTCTCTCTTTCCCTTCCCAAGCCCCATTTCTGAAATCGCGTAGCATTTTTGCGACCATTTACACATTTCGGTCTGTCGT carries:
- a CDS encoding sigma-54-dependent Fis family transcriptional regulator; the protein is MIKIYESLQDLQVKIDETFKELSQGFNKVNGAITQKNLPAAESALNDLFKAFMSRTRAINAQSASVGADIKKIESQCAEISAEKEQFKALYNSGIAMTTQGELQGLITFAMDQMTYHLRAERGFLILVDEHGEREYFVSKNFDGQNIDDPAAEVSTSVIQKTLDALQPIKVDDDTLSESIMKQGSFVRLGLRAVMSVPIIFRKKLLGVVYLDRREETKGFSDNDLAFLMAFSRQIAFRVNELKEQQHVHTEYERRDRNRLQSLREKYNFSEIIGKSERLVKVLELAGKVASSEVTVLIQGESGTGKELIARAIHFNSDRYEHKFIAINCGAIPSELLESELFGYESGAFTGAVKTKIGKFEAAHRGTLFLDEVAELSMNLQAKILRVLQTKELERLGSTETRKIDLRIISASNKNLQQMVREGKFREDLYYRLKVVEIELPALRERKEDIHLLVSFFVQKYGEQRIQSVSEDAMDILENYAWHGNIRELENVIQRAIILSSGAQIEVQDLPPEIVSKTESGYKVDKDLSLEDAETDFRRWFVLRALRKSNNNKSKAAEMLGINRTHFFRMLNQLGISDSE
- a CDS encoding serine/threonine protein kinase gives rise to the protein GKLIHHPNVVKIYGAGSSETRRFITMEMVEGKTLKQLIREKGALPVDETLRMALHIAEGLKEIHRHGVVHRDLKSENVLLRSAGSLVIMDFGLARIKGMTSAAARDQLVGTLAYMSPEQSLGKEVDHRSDIYSFGVIMYEMLYGEMPFIANNEMELILAIHNETPPRLVAAVQTPYSELIRICLAKSPEQRFGDVQMLMNNLGTLRVK
- a CDS encoding nucleoside 2-deoxyribosyltransferase; the protein is MKLNLYLSASIINAPINSHFKSKLDEKRISLILPQEFTFPDIPHSQFPKKIYEQCISEMENSDAGIILLDAFGIDCASEAGWYAARNKPLIGIVQANCRFFQNWMVKGNLNGLLCLDKAIYDAALRDTMLTTIPILFTNDSHDLTDKIFEIYDKIIQKSFLTQSLNLNPLSWRTYEKK